The proteins below are encoded in one region of Chrysemys picta bellii isolate R12L10 chromosome 4, ASM1138683v2, whole genome shotgun sequence:
- the CCDC73 gene encoding coiled-coil domain-containing protein 73 isoform X1, whose amino-acid sequence MTQGQTSEVCVAECKKTANIGKTDKTFLEKNNASAELKPQDRSCALAKLPENTRKMLLDNTEEFGVCSMDAGQQTDSSKHIFGNASNELVCNTNDKADATQDDKGVFINEAPNKESRQVIGIEDSPVTERTADNHQTMAEFNFTILSQVTESSHTKFQKCHLQESNDIYLDNEQDKTEPLHLLNRSTSGISSDIFQFKQIHTDIQEKHSDTASTTNGNCALNSTCDTASDAPVLPTTFCDNVSVNTDNTKENNTIMSLLENFNLNTEKTDKWTNLNDMHSNQSEQDISGQTETDTNTYACTDVVLPLNTENICASQTIIHKQMVINKITTDKQMSWEKVHANDFQIPKRKDGQSLVINDNALENSLLRAKRESLNSTVPGEKIAEGRLEESCSLLIRTSGDLVNRSGRSSFDLSTSDKKAEKTPVYLSFSDLSPWLRVNQVESQTAWASTSEGPFHLKEKLLCISENKKILSKAQCQNLSINAVMKETGLDSTSINRVADTLNTSSIHRGPKRDPSEEWNAIAKTFYDDSFPTEHVSQLKILPSRPW is encoded by the exons ATGACTCAAGGACAGACCTCGGAAGTATGTGTTGCTGAGTGCAAAAAGACAGCAAATATAGGAAAAACAGACAAAACGTTCTTGGAGAAAAACAATGCAAGTGCAGAACTAAAGCCACAGGACAGATCTTGtgcattggcaaaactcccagagaACACAAGAAAGATGCTCCTTGACAATACTGAAGAATTTGGTGTCTGCAGTATGGATGCAGGTCAACAGACAGACTCCAGCAAGCATATATTTGGCAATGCTTCAAATGAATTAGTTTGTAATACAAATGATAAGGCAGATGCCACACAGGATGACAAAGGTGTCTTTATAAATGAAGCACCAAACAAAGAATCCAGACAGGTTATTGGCATAGAAGACAGTCCTGTAACTGAGAGAACTGCAGACAACCATCAAACCATGGCTGAATTTAATTTTACCATCCTGTCTCAGGTTACAGAAAGTAGTCATACAAAGTTTCAGAAATGTCACTTACAGGAGTCTAATGACATTTATTTAGATAATGAACAAGACAAAACAGAACCACTTCATCTGTTAAATCGAAGCACCAGTGGCATATCCTCAGATATATTTCAATTTAAACAGATTCATACAGATATTCAAGAGAAACACAGTGACACTGCAAGCACAACTAATGGAAACTGTGCACTGAACAGTACTTGTGATACAGCAAGTGATGCTCCAGTTCTGCCTACTACTTTCTGTGATAATGTAAGTGTGAACACTGacaatacaaaagaaaataaCACTATTATGTCTCTGTTAGAGAATTTCAATTTAAATACTGAAAAAACAGATAAATGGACAAATCTGAATGATATGCACAGCAACCAAAGTGAGCAAGACATTTCTGGACAGACAGAAACTGATACAAATACATATGCATGCACAGATGTTGTTTTGCCTCTGAATACTGAAAATATATGTGCTTCTCAGACTATTATTCATAAACAAATGGTTATAAACAAAATTACCACCGATAAACAAATGTCCTGGGAAAAAGTTCATGCAAATGATTTTCAGATACCCAAAAGGAAGGATGGACAATCCCTTGTGATTAATGATAATGCACTAGAGAATTCATTGTTAAGAGCAAAGAGAGAGTCATTAAATAGTACAGTTCCAGGAGAGAAAATTGCTGAAGGTCGCCTGGAAGAATCATGTTCTTTACTCATAAGGACATCTGGAGATTTAGTAAACAGAAGTGGAAGGTCATCCTTTGATCTTTCAACTTCAGATAAAAAAGCTGAGAAAACTCCAGTATACTTAAGTTTTTCAGATCTCAGTCCTTGGTTGAGAGTAAATCAAGTTGAAAGTCAAACAGCGTGGGCTTCAACTTCCGAAGGGCCTTTCCATTTGAAAGAGAAACTACTATGTATATCAGAAAACAAAAAGATTCTTTCAAAAGCACAGTGTCAAAATTTGAGCATAAATGCTGTCATGAAAGAAACAGGACTAG ATTCTACCAGTATTAACAGAGTTGCTGACACTTTGAATACCTCAAGTATCCATCGAGGTCCCAAGAGAGATCCCAGTGAAGAATGGAATGCAATAGCAAAGACTTTTTATGATGATTCTTTTCCCACAGAACATGTAAGTCAATTAAAAATATTGCCGAGCAGACCTTGGTGA
- the LOC135983063 gene encoding uncharacterized protein LOC135983063, with amino-acid sequence MYAKRLKSDLVELCKQRRLRIGRLTKEQLIAQLEAEDRANELIPVSQGSSLANAAQAPVSVPAGSGQPAAEGFPRPLLPMPRGRVGRSPANTEGAVTPPASRGSPRRSPPASRGSSRRRSASVERNWLEWEKELKLRELEDRERQRQHEREENERQRQHEERQRQENERQRQHDLELARLKGSEPPAAVSEGGPRTARSFDKCIMAPYQEGEDMDDFLEAFETACELHRVDPADRLRVLTPLLDPKVVALYRQLGEAEKGDYELFKKALLREFGLTPEMYRERFRSQDKTPEISYLQLAVRMERYASKWAGGAQTKEDLIKLLVLEQLYERCPSDLRLWLVDRKPENPRHAGQLADEFVKSRSGGGREEPQRNRPAAMQRESHPGTSQRGNMGNPLPRGMPSIRDNRPARGDPRDLSCYYCGRRGHVRAQCPKLKDRLSRPNPHRVNLVEAQTDEGQASHARGAGSLSTAQEREGPPASFSGGPDAPDSKFSVYRVGAGLSLRGECLVPLEVDGKKVYGYWDTGAEVTLARPEVVAPDRVVPNTFLTLTGVGGTPFKVPVARVHLKWGAKEGPKDVGVHHHLPTEVLMGGDLEDWPSSPQTALVVTRGQSWRGALRPGLGGGALPEAQDPNLVGRERPGTRLREAAASDPAGEKEQVAIPVPAAEFQAEVQKDPSLRKIRDLADLNAVQTMGRGGRKRFLWEKGFLYREWAPPGKMESGGIRRQLVVPQKYRRQLLCRAHDIPLSGHQGTWRTQQRLLRSFYWPGVFVTVRQYCGSCDPCQRGRKAWDKGKTALGPLPSIEEPFRRVAKVKRAALNQESPTHRPPDWSAGRRPQPSWSPRGMGVGKGPRPHKPSHMRTASAIKHPRPKGGRETGGAWCNSHQGMGGMWGHPWERG; translated from the coding sequence atgtatgccaagcggcttaagagcgacctggtggagctgtgcaagcagaggcggctgcgcattgggaggctcaccaaagaacagctcattgcccagctggaggcggaagatcgcgcgaatgaactgatccctgtgtctcagggaagcagcctggcaaatgcagcgcaggcaccagtgtctgtcccagctgggagtggtcagccggctgctgagggcttcccgagacccctccttcctatgcctaggggaagggtggggaggagcccagcaaataccgaaggcgccgtgacccccccggccagcaggggatccccccggcgaagcccgccggccagcagaggatcctcccggcgacgttcagcatccgtggagcggaattggctggaatgggagaaagagctaaaactgagagagctggaggatcgtgaacgacagagacagcatgaacgggaggagaatgagagacagagacagcatgaagagagacagagacaggagaatgagagacagcgtcagcatgacctggaactggcgagattgaagggcagcgaacccccggctgcggtgagtgaggggggacccaggactgcacggagctttgataagtgcatcatggccccataccaggagggggaggacatggatgacttcctggaggcctttgagacggcctgcgagctgcaccgggttgatcccgcggacagactccgggtccttacccccttactggaccccaaagtcgtggcattgtaccgccaactgggagaggcagagaaaggggactacgaactattcaaaaaggccctgctacgtgagtttgggctgactcctgagatgtaccgggaaaggttccggagtcaagataaaacccctgagatctcatatctgcaactagccgtccgcatggaaagatacgccagcaagtgggctggtggggcccagacgaaggaggacctgattaaactgctggtactggagcaactgtatgagcggtgcccatccgacctgaggctgtggttggtggacagaaagccagagaacccgcgacacgccgggcagctggctgatgagtttgtaaagagccggtcagggggtggcagggaggagccccaaaggaacaggcccgccgcgatgcagagagagagtcaccctgggacctcccaaagggggaatatggggaatcccctcccacggggaatgcccagcatcagggacaaccgaccggctcgaggggacccacgggacctgagctgctattactgcggccgaagaggccacgttcgggcccagtgccccaagctcaaggacagactgagcagaccgaacccgcaccgggttaacttggtagaggcccagacggacgaggggcaggcttcccacgcaagaggggctggcagcttatcaactgctcaagagagagaagggcccccggccagcttctctggggggccagatgctccggattcaaagttctccgtttacagggttggcgcggggctgtccctgcggggcgagtgccttgttcccctggaggtggatgggaagaaagtttatggatactgggacacgggcgcagaggtgacacttgcccggcccgaggtggtggccccagatcgggtggtgcccaacaccttcctgaccctgaccggggtgggcgggaccccattcaaggttcccgtagcgagggtacacctgaaatggggggccaaggagggccccaaggacgtgggagtgcaccaccatttgcccactgaggtgttgatggggggggacctagaggactggccaagcagcccccagaccgccttagttgtgacccgcggtcagagctggcgaggggcactgcgccctggccttggggggggtgccttgcctgaggcgcaggaccctaacctggtggggagggaacgcccagggacacggctcagggaggctgcagcttcggacccagcgggcgagaaagagcaggtggccatccctgtcccagctgctgagttccaggccgaggtgcagaaagatccctccttgcggaagataagggacctggccgacctcaatgcggtacagaccatgggacgaggtggccggaaaaggttcctgtgggagaaggggttcctgtaccgagaatgggctcccccagggaaaatggagtcaggagggatcaggaggcagctggtggtaccccagaagtatcgccgccagctgctgtgccgggcccatgacattcccctctcagggcaccagggaacctggcgtacccagcagaggctgctacggagcttttactggcctggggtctttgttactgtccgacagtactgcggatcctgtgacccctgtcagagggggaggaaggcctgggacaaggggaaaacagctttaggacccttgcccagcatagaggagcctttccggagggtggccaaggtaaaaagggcggctctaaaccaagagagcccaacgcacagacctccagactggagcgctgggagaagaccacagcccagttggagccccagaggtatgggggtgggaaaagggcccaggccgcataaaccttcccacatgcgaactgcgagtgccatcaagcacccccgacctaagggggggcgtgaaactggaggggcctggtgtaattctcaccaaggaatgggagggatgtgggggcatccatgggaacgggggtag